From the genome of Uranotaenia lowii strain MFRU-FL chromosome 1, ASM2978415v1, whole genome shotgun sequence, one region includes:
- the LOC129740722 gene encoding disks large 1 tumor suppressor protein isoform X1, translating to MPVKKQEAHRALELLEDYHSRLSSPQDRALRSAIERVIRIFKSRLFQALLDIQEFYELTLLDDSKSVQQKTAETLLIASKWEQDNAVKMNENGSTVSTTITNTNHIPVLAKSNGNKKQPNHNETNHLQHQLEQLENQANRIKQHEQQQQQQQQQQELNKLQGEEEKAASIFLADSPSPSRLTGTRVNSSGDGKQLNGDAVWEYDEISLVRGNTGLGFSIAGGTDNPHINLDASIYITKVIPGGAAYADGRLKVNDCIVSVNNMSVVNVSHGEAVEALKKAGERVTLHIRRKRPPSQEPKQEEIELIKGTKGLGFSIAGGIGNQHIPGDNGIYVTKIMEGGAAHVDGRLAVGDKLMAVRTSDGERNLENVIHEEAVATLKAINNRATLVVQKTNILQALANSINNLNSLSTNAMNQVGQSVVDHGTSEELRSRSPMLDNASSRYASSNLLESGMPVGTPRAVSHEDISREPRTIVIQKGPSGLGFNIVGGEDGQGIYVSYVLSGGAADIGGELKRGDQLISVNGGSLAGASHEDAAQALKNAGGTVTLVAQYCPEDYNRFEQRIQELKQQVVTGTGTLLRTSQKRTLYVRTLFDYDPNRDDGLPGRGLSFRHGDILHVTNASDDEWWQARRVIGDDEEESIGIVPSKRRWERKQRARDRSVKFQGHSGGNIDKMSTLDRKKKNFSFSRRFPFMKSKDDKNEDGSDQEPNGNVCGQNNHDSEQPFMLCYTQDDANAEGEIIYRVELPDMEQITLIYLENNDADSEENILSYESVQRLQISYTRPVIILGPLKDRINDDLISEYPNKFGSCVPHTTRPKRDYEVDGRDYHFVASREQMEKDIQNHLFIEAGQYNDNLYGTSVASVREVAEKGKHCILDVSGNAIKRLQVAQLFPVAIFIKPKSVESIMEMNRRMTEEQAKKTYDRALKMEHEFGEYFTAIVQGDTIEEIYSKVKNVIWSQSGPTIWVPAKESL from the exons ATGCCCGTCAAAAAACAGG AGGCACATCGGGCTCTTGAGCTGCTGGAAGATTACCACTCCCGGCTGTCCAGTCCCCAAGATCGAGCTCTTCGCAGTGCCATCGAGCGCGTTATCCGGATATTCAAATCACGACTCTTCCAGGCGTTGCTCG aTATTCAAGAGTTCTATGAGCTGACCCTATTAGATGATTCTAAATCTGTACAACAAAAAACTGCTGAAACTTTGCTGATTGCCAGCAAATGGGAACAAGATAATGCGGTGAAAATGAATGAG AACGGTTCCACTGTTTCAACAACCATTACCAACACCAACCATATCCCTGTCCTGGCGAAATCCAACGGCAACAAAAAGCAGCCAAATCACAACGAAACCAATCATCTACAGCATCAGCTGGAACAGCTCGAGAATCAG GCCAACCGCATAAAACAGcatgagcagcagcagcaacaacaacaacaacagcaggaGCTCAACAAGCTTCAGGGTGAGGAGGAGAAGGCTGCTTCTATTTTCTTGGCGGACAGTCCGTCACCCTCCCGTCTTACGGGAACCAGG GTCAACTCATCTGGTGATGGAAAACAG CTGAATGGCGATGCAGTATGGGAGTACGATGAAATTTCACTGGTCCGTGGTAACACTGGGCTAGGATTTTCGATCGCAGGCGGAACAGACAACCCGCACATCAATTTAGATGCATCGATCTACATCACAAAAGTGATCCCTGGTGGAGCTGCCTACGCTGATGGCCGTCTAAAGGTCAACGATTGCATCGTTTCCGTTAACAACATGTCGGTGGTGAATGTTTCGCATGGCGAAGCAGTTGAAGCACTCAAAAAAGCCGGAGAAAGAGTTACGCTGCACATACGAAGGAAACGACCACCGTCGCAAGAACCTAAGCAGGAAGAGATTGAACTTATCAAAGGCACTAAGGGGCTGGGATTTTCTATTGCTGGAGGCATCGGTAATCAACACATCCCAGGTGATAATGGAATATATGTGACCAAAATCATGGAGGGCGGTGCGGCTCATGTCGATGGCCGGCTTGCTGTCGGCGACAAGTTGATGGCAGTTCGAACAAGCGACGGAGAACGAAATCTCGAAAATGTGATACATGAAGAAGCAGTGGCCACTCTTAAGGCCATTAACAATCGAGCAACGTTGGTAGTCCAGAAAACTAATATCCTCCAAGCGTTAGCTAACTCGATtaacaatttaaattctttGTCAACCAATGCAATGAATCAAGTTGGACAAAGTGTAGTAGATCACGGTACTTCCGAGGAATTGCGATCCCGCTCGCCGATGCTGGATAACGCTTCCTCTCGATATGCATCGTCGAATTTGCTAGAGTCTGGTATGCCGGTAGGAACTCCGAGAGCCGTTAGTCATGAGGATATCTCTAG AGAACCTAGAACAATCGTAATTCAAAAAGGTCCTTCCGGTTTGGGTTTCAATATTGTTGGTGGTGAAGATGGGCAG GGTATTTATGTGTCATACGTGCTTTCCGGAGGAGCAGCAGATATTGGTGGCGAGCTGAAGCGGGGTGACCAGCTGATAAGTGTTAATGGTGGTAGTCTTGCTGGGGCATCCCACGAGGATGCAGCCCAAGCTTTGAAG aaCGCTGGAGGAACCGTAACTTTGGTTGCTCAATATTGCCCAGAAGATTACAATCGTTTTGAGCAACGGATACAGGAACTGAAGCAGCAAGTGGTGACCGGAACCGGCACTTTGTTGCGCACATCACAAAAAAGAACACTTTATGTTAG GACACTTTTCGATTACGATCCAAATCGAGACGATGGGTTGCCTGGTCGTGGATTATCCTTCCGCCACGGAGATATTCTGCATGTAACTAACGCCTCTGATGACGAATGGTGGCAGGCCCGTCGTGTTATAGGTGATGACGAAGAAGAAAGTATTGGAATTGTTCCCTCAAAACGACGCTGGGAAAGAAAGCAACGCGCCCGAGATCGTAGCGTAAAGTTCCAGGGTCACTCTGGTGGAAATATTGATAAa atgTCTACACTCGATCGtaagaaaaagaatttttcattCTCTCGACGCTTTCCTTTTATGAAAAGTAAAGACGATAAAAATGAAGACGGCTCAGATCAAGAAC CGAATGGAAATGTGTGTGgacaaaataatcatgattctGAACAAC CCTTCATGCTTTGTTATACACAAGACGACGCTAATGCTGAAG GCGAGATAATCTACCGCGTGGAACTTCCCGACATGGAGCAGATAACTCTCATTTACCTGGAGAATAATGATGCTGATT ccGAGGAGAACATATTGTCATACGAATCTGTTCAGCGTCTACAAATTTCTTACACCCGGCCAGTGATAATATTGGGTCCCTTGAAAGATCGTATCAACGATGATCTTATTTCGGAATACCCAAATAAATTTGGCTCGTGCGTTCCGC ACACAACCCGACCAAAGCGAGACTACGAAGTAGACGGCCGCGATTATCACTTCGTGGCATCTCGGGAGCAAATGGAGAAAGATATCCAAAATCATCTGTTCATCGAGGCCGGTCAATACAATGACAATCTGTACGGCACATCAGTTGCATCTGTACGTGAAGTTGCGGAAAAAGGCAAGCACTGTATCTTGGATGTATCTGGTAATGCTATCAAGCGACTTCAGGTGGCCCAGCTTTTCCCTGTTGCTATATTCATCAAACCAAAGTCGGTTGAGTCGATAAT ggAGATGAACAGACGAATGACTGAAGAACAGGCGAAGAAAACTTACGATAGGGCACTCAAAATGGAGCACGAATTTGGTGAATACTTTACAG CTATTGTTCAAGGTGATACGATAGAAGAGATCTACAGTAAAGTCAAAAATGTGATCTGGTCACAAAGTGGCCCAACGATTTGGGTGCCGGCGAAGGAATCTCTATGA
- the LOC129740722 gene encoding disks large 1 tumor suppressor protein isoform X5, translated as MPVKKQEAHRALELLEDYHSRLSSPQDRALRSAIERVIRIFKSRLFQALLDIQEFYELTLLDDSKSVQQKTAETLLIASKWEQDNAVKMNEANRIKQHEQQQQQQQQQQELNKLQGEEEKAASIFLADSPSPSRLTGTRVNSSGDGKQLNGDAVWEYDEISLVRGNTGLGFSIAGGTDNPHINLDASIYITKVIPGGAAYADGRLKVNDCIVSVNNMSVVNVSHGEAVEALKKAGERVTLHIRRKRPPSQEPKQEEIELIKGTKGLGFSIAGGIGNQHIPGDNGIYVTKIMEGGAAHVDGRLAVGDKLMAVRTSDGERNLENVIHEEAVATLKAINNRATLVVQKTNILQALANSINNLNSLSTNAMNQVGQSVVDHGTSEELRSRSPMLDNASSRYASSNLLESGMPVGTPRAVSHEDISREPRTIVIQKGPSGLGFNIVGGEDGQGIYVSYVLSGGAADIGGELKRGDQLISVNGGSLAGASHEDAAQALKNAGGTVTLVAQYCPEDYNRFEQRIQELKQQVVTGTGTLLRTSQKRTLYVRTLFDYDPNRDDGLPGRGLSFRHGDILHVTNASDDEWWQARRVIGDDEEESIGIVPSKRRWERKQRARDRSVKFQGHSGGNIDKMSTLDRKKKNFSFSRRFPFMKSKDDKNEDGSDQEPNGNVCGQNNHDSEQPFMLCYTQDDANAEGEIIYRVELPDMEQITLIYLENNDADSEENILSYESVQRLQISYTRPVIILGPLKDRINDDLISEYPNKFGSCVPHTTRPKRDYEVDGRDYHFVASREQMEKDIQNHLFIEAGQYNDNLYGTSVASVREVAEKGKHCILDVSGNAIKRLQVAQLFPVAIFIKPKSVESIMEMNRRMTEEQAKKTYDRALKMEHEFGEYFTAIVQGDTIEEIYSKVKNVIWSQSGPTIWVPAKESL; from the exons ATGCCCGTCAAAAAACAGG AGGCACATCGGGCTCTTGAGCTGCTGGAAGATTACCACTCCCGGCTGTCCAGTCCCCAAGATCGAGCTCTTCGCAGTGCCATCGAGCGCGTTATCCGGATATTCAAATCACGACTCTTCCAGGCGTTGCTCG aTATTCAAGAGTTCTATGAGCTGACCCTATTAGATGATTCTAAATCTGTACAACAAAAAACTGCTGAAACTTTGCTGATTGCCAGCAAATGGGAACAAGATAATGCGGTGAAAATGAATGAG GCCAACCGCATAAAACAGcatgagcagcagcagcaacaacaacaacaacagcaggaGCTCAACAAGCTTCAGGGTGAGGAGGAGAAGGCTGCTTCTATTTTCTTGGCGGACAGTCCGTCACCCTCCCGTCTTACGGGAACCAGG GTCAACTCATCTGGTGATGGAAAACAG CTGAATGGCGATGCAGTATGGGAGTACGATGAAATTTCACTGGTCCGTGGTAACACTGGGCTAGGATTTTCGATCGCAGGCGGAACAGACAACCCGCACATCAATTTAGATGCATCGATCTACATCACAAAAGTGATCCCTGGTGGAGCTGCCTACGCTGATGGCCGTCTAAAGGTCAACGATTGCATCGTTTCCGTTAACAACATGTCGGTGGTGAATGTTTCGCATGGCGAAGCAGTTGAAGCACTCAAAAAAGCCGGAGAAAGAGTTACGCTGCACATACGAAGGAAACGACCACCGTCGCAAGAACCTAAGCAGGAAGAGATTGAACTTATCAAAGGCACTAAGGGGCTGGGATTTTCTATTGCTGGAGGCATCGGTAATCAACACATCCCAGGTGATAATGGAATATATGTGACCAAAATCATGGAGGGCGGTGCGGCTCATGTCGATGGCCGGCTTGCTGTCGGCGACAAGTTGATGGCAGTTCGAACAAGCGACGGAGAACGAAATCTCGAAAATGTGATACATGAAGAAGCAGTGGCCACTCTTAAGGCCATTAACAATCGAGCAACGTTGGTAGTCCAGAAAACTAATATCCTCCAAGCGTTAGCTAACTCGATtaacaatttaaattctttGTCAACCAATGCAATGAATCAAGTTGGACAAAGTGTAGTAGATCACGGTACTTCCGAGGAATTGCGATCCCGCTCGCCGATGCTGGATAACGCTTCCTCTCGATATGCATCGTCGAATTTGCTAGAGTCTGGTATGCCGGTAGGAACTCCGAGAGCCGTTAGTCATGAGGATATCTCTAG AGAACCTAGAACAATCGTAATTCAAAAAGGTCCTTCCGGTTTGGGTTTCAATATTGTTGGTGGTGAAGATGGGCAG GGTATTTATGTGTCATACGTGCTTTCCGGAGGAGCAGCAGATATTGGTGGCGAGCTGAAGCGGGGTGACCAGCTGATAAGTGTTAATGGTGGTAGTCTTGCTGGGGCATCCCACGAGGATGCAGCCCAAGCTTTGAAG aaCGCTGGAGGAACCGTAACTTTGGTTGCTCAATATTGCCCAGAAGATTACAATCGTTTTGAGCAACGGATACAGGAACTGAAGCAGCAAGTGGTGACCGGAACCGGCACTTTGTTGCGCACATCACAAAAAAGAACACTTTATGTTAG GACACTTTTCGATTACGATCCAAATCGAGACGATGGGTTGCCTGGTCGTGGATTATCCTTCCGCCACGGAGATATTCTGCATGTAACTAACGCCTCTGATGACGAATGGTGGCAGGCCCGTCGTGTTATAGGTGATGACGAAGAAGAAAGTATTGGAATTGTTCCCTCAAAACGACGCTGGGAAAGAAAGCAACGCGCCCGAGATCGTAGCGTAAAGTTCCAGGGTCACTCTGGTGGAAATATTGATAAa atgTCTACACTCGATCGtaagaaaaagaatttttcattCTCTCGACGCTTTCCTTTTATGAAAAGTAAAGACGATAAAAATGAAGACGGCTCAGATCAAGAAC CGAATGGAAATGTGTGTGgacaaaataatcatgattctGAACAAC CCTTCATGCTTTGTTATACACAAGACGACGCTAATGCTGAAG GCGAGATAATCTACCGCGTGGAACTTCCCGACATGGAGCAGATAACTCTCATTTACCTGGAGAATAATGATGCTGATT ccGAGGAGAACATATTGTCATACGAATCTGTTCAGCGTCTACAAATTTCTTACACCCGGCCAGTGATAATATTGGGTCCCTTGAAAGATCGTATCAACGATGATCTTATTTCGGAATACCCAAATAAATTTGGCTCGTGCGTTCCGC ACACAACCCGACCAAAGCGAGACTACGAAGTAGACGGCCGCGATTATCACTTCGTGGCATCTCGGGAGCAAATGGAGAAAGATATCCAAAATCATCTGTTCATCGAGGCCGGTCAATACAATGACAATCTGTACGGCACATCAGTTGCATCTGTACGTGAAGTTGCGGAAAAAGGCAAGCACTGTATCTTGGATGTATCTGGTAATGCTATCAAGCGACTTCAGGTGGCCCAGCTTTTCCCTGTTGCTATATTCATCAAACCAAAGTCGGTTGAGTCGATAAT ggAGATGAACAGACGAATGACTGAAGAACAGGCGAAGAAAACTTACGATAGGGCACTCAAAATGGAGCACGAATTTGGTGAATACTTTACAG CTATTGTTCAAGGTGATACGATAGAAGAGATCTACAGTAAAGTCAAAAATGTGATCTGGTCACAAAGTGGCCCAACGATTTGGGTGCCGGCGAAGGAATCTCTATGA
- the LOC129740722 gene encoding disks large 1 tumor suppressor protein isoform X10 has product MTVNSSGDGKQLNGDAVWEYDEISLVRGNTGLGFSIAGGTDNPHINLDASIYITKVIPGGAAYADGRLKVNDCIVSVNNMSVVNVSHGEAVEALKKAGERVTLHIRRKRPPSQEPKQEEIELIKGTKGLGFSIAGGIGNQHIPGDNGIYVTKIMEGGAAHVDGRLAVGDKLMAVRTSDGERNLENVIHEEAVATLKAINNRATLVVQKTNILQALANSINNLNSLSTNAMNQVGQSVVDHGTSEELRSRSPMLDNASSRYASSNLLESGMPVGTPRAVSHEDISREPRTIVIQKGPSGLGFNIVGGEDGQGIYVSYVLSGGAADIGGELKRGDQLISVNGGSLAGASHEDAAQALKNAGGTVTLVAQYCPEDYNRFEQRIQELKQQVVTGTGTLLRTSQKRTLYVRTLFDYDPNRDDGLPGRGLSFRHGDILHVTNASDDEWWQARRVIGDDEEESIGIVPSKRRWERKQRARDRSVKFQGHSGGNIDKMSTLDRKKKNFSFSRRFPFMKSKDDKNEDGSDQEPNGNVCGQNNHDSEQPFMLCYTQDDANAEGEIIYRVELPDMEQITLIYLENNDADSEENILSYESVQRLQISYTRPVIILGPLKDRINDDLISEYPNKFGSCVPHTTRPKRDYEVDGRDYHFVASREQMEKDIQNHLFIEAGQYNDNLYGTSVASVREVAEKGKHCILDVSGNAIKRLQVAQLFPVAIFIKPKSVESIMEMNRRMTEEQAKKTYDRALKMEHEFGEYFTAIVQGDTIEEIYSKVKNVIWSQSGPTIWVPAKESL; this is encoded by the exons ATGACA GTCAACTCATCTGGTGATGGAAAACAG CTGAATGGCGATGCAGTATGGGAGTACGATGAAATTTCACTGGTCCGTGGTAACACTGGGCTAGGATTTTCGATCGCAGGCGGAACAGACAACCCGCACATCAATTTAGATGCATCGATCTACATCACAAAAGTGATCCCTGGTGGAGCTGCCTACGCTGATGGCCGTCTAAAGGTCAACGATTGCATCGTTTCCGTTAACAACATGTCGGTGGTGAATGTTTCGCATGGCGAAGCAGTTGAAGCACTCAAAAAAGCCGGAGAAAGAGTTACGCTGCACATACGAAGGAAACGACCACCGTCGCAAGAACCTAAGCAGGAAGAGATTGAACTTATCAAAGGCACTAAGGGGCTGGGATTTTCTATTGCTGGAGGCATCGGTAATCAACACATCCCAGGTGATAATGGAATATATGTGACCAAAATCATGGAGGGCGGTGCGGCTCATGTCGATGGCCGGCTTGCTGTCGGCGACAAGTTGATGGCAGTTCGAACAAGCGACGGAGAACGAAATCTCGAAAATGTGATACATGAAGAAGCAGTGGCCACTCTTAAGGCCATTAACAATCGAGCAACGTTGGTAGTCCAGAAAACTAATATCCTCCAAGCGTTAGCTAACTCGATtaacaatttaaattctttGTCAACCAATGCAATGAATCAAGTTGGACAAAGTGTAGTAGATCACGGTACTTCCGAGGAATTGCGATCCCGCTCGCCGATGCTGGATAACGCTTCCTCTCGATATGCATCGTCGAATTTGCTAGAGTCTGGTATGCCGGTAGGAACTCCGAGAGCCGTTAGTCATGAGGATATCTCTAG AGAACCTAGAACAATCGTAATTCAAAAAGGTCCTTCCGGTTTGGGTTTCAATATTGTTGGTGGTGAAGATGGGCAG GGTATTTATGTGTCATACGTGCTTTCCGGAGGAGCAGCAGATATTGGTGGCGAGCTGAAGCGGGGTGACCAGCTGATAAGTGTTAATGGTGGTAGTCTTGCTGGGGCATCCCACGAGGATGCAGCCCAAGCTTTGAAG aaCGCTGGAGGAACCGTAACTTTGGTTGCTCAATATTGCCCAGAAGATTACAATCGTTTTGAGCAACGGATACAGGAACTGAAGCAGCAAGTGGTGACCGGAACCGGCACTTTGTTGCGCACATCACAAAAAAGAACACTTTATGTTAG GACACTTTTCGATTACGATCCAAATCGAGACGATGGGTTGCCTGGTCGTGGATTATCCTTCCGCCACGGAGATATTCTGCATGTAACTAACGCCTCTGATGACGAATGGTGGCAGGCCCGTCGTGTTATAGGTGATGACGAAGAAGAAAGTATTGGAATTGTTCCCTCAAAACGACGCTGGGAAAGAAAGCAACGCGCCCGAGATCGTAGCGTAAAGTTCCAGGGTCACTCTGGTGGAAATATTGATAAa atgTCTACACTCGATCGtaagaaaaagaatttttcattCTCTCGACGCTTTCCTTTTATGAAAAGTAAAGACGATAAAAATGAAGACGGCTCAGATCAAGAAC CGAATGGAAATGTGTGTGgacaaaataatcatgattctGAACAAC CCTTCATGCTTTGTTATACACAAGACGACGCTAATGCTGAAG GCGAGATAATCTACCGCGTGGAACTTCCCGACATGGAGCAGATAACTCTCATTTACCTGGAGAATAATGATGCTGATT ccGAGGAGAACATATTGTCATACGAATCTGTTCAGCGTCTACAAATTTCTTACACCCGGCCAGTGATAATATTGGGTCCCTTGAAAGATCGTATCAACGATGATCTTATTTCGGAATACCCAAATAAATTTGGCTCGTGCGTTCCGC ACACAACCCGACCAAAGCGAGACTACGAAGTAGACGGCCGCGATTATCACTTCGTGGCATCTCGGGAGCAAATGGAGAAAGATATCCAAAATCATCTGTTCATCGAGGCCGGTCAATACAATGACAATCTGTACGGCACATCAGTTGCATCTGTACGTGAAGTTGCGGAAAAAGGCAAGCACTGTATCTTGGATGTATCTGGTAATGCTATCAAGCGACTTCAGGTGGCCCAGCTTTTCCCTGTTGCTATATTCATCAAACCAAAGTCGGTTGAGTCGATAAT ggAGATGAACAGACGAATGACTGAAGAACAGGCGAAGAAAACTTACGATAGGGCACTCAAAATGGAGCACGAATTTGGTGAATACTTTACAG CTATTGTTCAAGGTGATACGATAGAAGAGATCTACAGTAAAGTCAAAAATGTGATCTGGTCACAAAGTGGCCCAACGATTTGGGTGCCGGCGAAGGAATCTCTATGA
- the LOC129740722 gene encoding disks large 1 tumor suppressor protein isoform X3, translating into MPVKKQEAHRALELLEDYHSRLSSPQDRALRSAIERVIRIFKSRLFQALLDIQEFYELTLLDDSKSVQQKTAETLLIASKWEQDNAVKMNENGSTVSTTITNTNHIPVLAKSNGNKKQPNHNETNHLQHQLEQLENQANRIKQHEQQQQQQQQQQELNKLQGEEEKAASIFLADSPSPSRLTGTRVNSSGDGKQLNGDAVWEYDEISLVRGNTGLGFSIAGGTDNPHINLDASIYITKVIPGGAAYADGRLKVNDCIVSVNNMSVVNVSHGEAVEALKKAGERVTLHIRRKRPPSQEPKQEEIELIKGTKGLGFSIAGGIGNQHIPGDNGIYVTKIMEGGAAHVDGRLAVGDKLMAVRTSDGERNLENVIHEEAVATLKAINNRATLVVQKTNILQALANSINNLNSLSTNAMNQVGQSVVDHGTSEELRSRSPMLDNASSRYASSNLLESGMPVGTPRAVSHEDISREPRTIVIQKGPSGLGFNIVGGEDGQGIYVSYVLSGGAADIGGELKRGDQLISVNGGSLAGASHEDAAQALKNAGGTVTLVAQYCPEDYNRFEQRIQELKQQVVTGTGTLLRTSQKRTLYVRTLFDYDPNRDDGLPGRGLSFRHGDILHVTNASDDEWWQARRVIGDDEEESIGIVPSKRRWERKQRARDRSVKFQGHSGGNIDKMSTLDRKKKNFSFSRRFPFMKSKDDKNEDGSDQEPNGNVCGQNNHDSEQPFMLCYTQDDANAEAEENILSYESVQRLQISYTRPVIILGPLKDRINDDLISEYPNKFGSCVPHTTRPKRDYEVDGRDYHFVASREQMEKDIQNHLFIEAGQYNDNLYGTSVASVREVAEKGKHCILDVSGNAIKRLQVAQLFPVAIFIKPKSVESIMEMNRRMTEEQAKKTYDRALKMEHEFGEYFTAIVQGDTIEEIYSKVKNVIWSQSGPTIWVPAKESL; encoded by the exons ATGCCCGTCAAAAAACAGG AGGCACATCGGGCTCTTGAGCTGCTGGAAGATTACCACTCCCGGCTGTCCAGTCCCCAAGATCGAGCTCTTCGCAGTGCCATCGAGCGCGTTATCCGGATATTCAAATCACGACTCTTCCAGGCGTTGCTCG aTATTCAAGAGTTCTATGAGCTGACCCTATTAGATGATTCTAAATCTGTACAACAAAAAACTGCTGAAACTTTGCTGATTGCCAGCAAATGGGAACAAGATAATGCGGTGAAAATGAATGAG AACGGTTCCACTGTTTCAACAACCATTACCAACACCAACCATATCCCTGTCCTGGCGAAATCCAACGGCAACAAAAAGCAGCCAAATCACAACGAAACCAATCATCTACAGCATCAGCTGGAACAGCTCGAGAATCAG GCCAACCGCATAAAACAGcatgagcagcagcagcaacaacaacaacaacagcaggaGCTCAACAAGCTTCAGGGTGAGGAGGAGAAGGCTGCTTCTATTTTCTTGGCGGACAGTCCGTCACCCTCCCGTCTTACGGGAACCAGG GTCAACTCATCTGGTGATGGAAAACAG CTGAATGGCGATGCAGTATGGGAGTACGATGAAATTTCACTGGTCCGTGGTAACACTGGGCTAGGATTTTCGATCGCAGGCGGAACAGACAACCCGCACATCAATTTAGATGCATCGATCTACATCACAAAAGTGATCCCTGGTGGAGCTGCCTACGCTGATGGCCGTCTAAAGGTCAACGATTGCATCGTTTCCGTTAACAACATGTCGGTGGTGAATGTTTCGCATGGCGAAGCAGTTGAAGCACTCAAAAAAGCCGGAGAAAGAGTTACGCTGCACATACGAAGGAAACGACCACCGTCGCAAGAACCTAAGCAGGAAGAGATTGAACTTATCAAAGGCACTAAGGGGCTGGGATTTTCTATTGCTGGAGGCATCGGTAATCAACACATCCCAGGTGATAATGGAATATATGTGACCAAAATCATGGAGGGCGGTGCGGCTCATGTCGATGGCCGGCTTGCTGTCGGCGACAAGTTGATGGCAGTTCGAACAAGCGACGGAGAACGAAATCTCGAAAATGTGATACATGAAGAAGCAGTGGCCACTCTTAAGGCCATTAACAATCGAGCAACGTTGGTAGTCCAGAAAACTAATATCCTCCAAGCGTTAGCTAACTCGATtaacaatttaaattctttGTCAACCAATGCAATGAATCAAGTTGGACAAAGTGTAGTAGATCACGGTACTTCCGAGGAATTGCGATCCCGCTCGCCGATGCTGGATAACGCTTCCTCTCGATATGCATCGTCGAATTTGCTAGAGTCTGGTATGCCGGTAGGAACTCCGAGAGCCGTTAGTCATGAGGATATCTCTAG AGAACCTAGAACAATCGTAATTCAAAAAGGTCCTTCCGGTTTGGGTTTCAATATTGTTGGTGGTGAAGATGGGCAG GGTATTTATGTGTCATACGTGCTTTCCGGAGGAGCAGCAGATATTGGTGGCGAGCTGAAGCGGGGTGACCAGCTGATAAGTGTTAATGGTGGTAGTCTTGCTGGGGCATCCCACGAGGATGCAGCCCAAGCTTTGAAG aaCGCTGGAGGAACCGTAACTTTGGTTGCTCAATATTGCCCAGAAGATTACAATCGTTTTGAGCAACGGATACAGGAACTGAAGCAGCAAGTGGTGACCGGAACCGGCACTTTGTTGCGCACATCACAAAAAAGAACACTTTATGTTAG GACACTTTTCGATTACGATCCAAATCGAGACGATGGGTTGCCTGGTCGTGGATTATCCTTCCGCCACGGAGATATTCTGCATGTAACTAACGCCTCTGATGACGAATGGTGGCAGGCCCGTCGTGTTATAGGTGATGACGAAGAAGAAAGTATTGGAATTGTTCCCTCAAAACGACGCTGGGAAAGAAAGCAACGCGCCCGAGATCGTAGCGTAAAGTTCCAGGGTCACTCTGGTGGAAATATTGATAAa atgTCTACACTCGATCGtaagaaaaagaatttttcattCTCTCGACGCTTTCCTTTTATGAAAAGTAAAGACGATAAAAATGAAGACGGCTCAGATCAAGAAC CGAATGGAAATGTGTGTGgacaaaataatcatgattctGAACAAC CCTTCATGCTTTGTTATACACAAGACGACGCTAATGCTGAAG ccGAGGAGAACATATTGTCATACGAATCTGTTCAGCGTCTACAAATTTCTTACACCCGGCCAGTGATAATATTGGGTCCCTTGAAAGATCGTATCAACGATGATCTTATTTCGGAATACCCAAATAAATTTGGCTCGTGCGTTCCGC ACACAACCCGACCAAAGCGAGACTACGAAGTAGACGGCCGCGATTATCACTTCGTGGCATCTCGGGAGCAAATGGAGAAAGATATCCAAAATCATCTGTTCATCGAGGCCGGTCAATACAATGACAATCTGTACGGCACATCAGTTGCATCTGTACGTGAAGTTGCGGAAAAAGGCAAGCACTGTATCTTGGATGTATCTGGTAATGCTATCAAGCGACTTCAGGTGGCCCAGCTTTTCCCTGTTGCTATATTCATCAAACCAAAGTCGGTTGAGTCGATAAT ggAGATGAACAGACGAATGACTGAAGAACAGGCGAAGAAAACTTACGATAGGGCACTCAAAATGGAGCACGAATTTGGTGAATACTTTACAG CTATTGTTCAAGGTGATACGATAGAAGAGATCTACAGTAAAGTCAAAAATGTGATCTGGTCACAAAGTGGCCCAACGATTTGGGTGCCGGCGAAGGAATCTCTATGA